One region of Camelina sativa cultivar DH55 chromosome 6, Cs, whole genome shotgun sequence genomic DNA includes:
- the LOC104699038 gene encoding uncharacterized protein LOC104699038, protein MAVSDDLPPPRVNNHHVKRRSTKTRMIRRKELEELISTAIRAAHVARDKGFYIVSPEAIRCVAILRQIRSLPALNARLITKTDGFHTLLYLSKNGNPKIRSESQSVIDHWKGILQNKITQ, encoded by the coding sequence ATGGCTGTTTCCGATGATCTCCCACCACCACGTGTGAACAATCATCACGTGAAGAGAAGAAGCACAAAAACGAGAATGATAAGAAGGAAGGAACTTGAAGAATTGATCAGCACAGCCATAAGAGCCGCTCATGTTGCAAGAGACAAAGGGTTTTACATCGTCTCTCCCGAAGCCATACGATGCGTTGCGATCCTTAGACAGATACGAAGCTTACCGGCTCTAAACGCTCGGCTTATCACCAAGACCGACGGCTTTCATACTCTTCTGTACCTCTCCAAGAATGGTAACCCTAAAATCCGCTCCGAGTCGCAATCCGTCATTGATCACTGGAAGGGCATtctccaaaacaaaattactcAATAA